From the genome of Actinomycetota bacterium:
GCATCCCGTACCGTTTCGATCCAGTACGTGCACGCGAACTTGGTGGCGTTGGCGTTGGCCTGGACGAAGGGGATATTGAGGACGCCGCCCCCCTCGTTGGCCGTCGAGACCGAGAGGGTGGTGGTGGACACCACCGTTTGGCCCTCGACCGTCGTGCGCAGGGTGGCGTTGGCGTCGTCGGTGGCGAAGCCCGTTGGCGGTTTGCCGTACGGGTCGGTGTAACCCAACTGGACGTCTGGTCCGGGTTCCGGTATCGCGTTGAGAACCGGAATGCTCGGGGGCCCGGCTGCGGTCGAGGATCCCCCGATCGCAAGCAGCACGTCGCCATGGGGGATGGACGCCTGGCGGGCCACGGTGCCCCGGCCGTCGAGCAGCAACCACATCCCGTTCTCCAGATGCAGCGGCGAGTTGGTCTCGGCGTCCGTGATCCGCATGCTGTAGTGAAGG
Proteins encoded in this window:
- a CDS encoding heme-binding protein produces the protein MAETATPLTAPIGLTRLGRPAAEAVAGLGPLANLVGTWMGSHGWELIAVPSGTPGEKESFQLIIRPYIEVVTFAELGAPVPDRGGPKGDIFLTGLHYSMRITDAETNSPLHLENGMWLLLDGRGTVARQASIPHGDVLLAIGGSSTAAGPPSIPVLNAIPEPGPDVQLGYTDPYGKPPTGFATDDANATLRTTVEGQTVVSTTTLSVSTANEGGGVLNIPFVQANANATKFACTYWIETVRDATGQEFAQLQYSQQTDIDFLPTFGGPPGSLIMWPHVNVNTLVKQ